A window of the uncultured Methanobrevibacter sp. genome harbors these coding sequences:
- a CDS encoding 30S ribosomal protein S6e — MAFKVVVSEKADSYQVEIDETKALNGLVIGDEFDGGIVGLDGYTLKITGGSDKNGFTMKKDVSGTRRIKSLLTGGIGYHPKADGVKRRKTVRGNTIAEDIVQINTVVTKAGSKSIADILGAGEEEEE; from the coding sequence ATGGCATTCAAAGTAGTTGTGTCTGAAAAAGCTGATTCTTATCAAGTTGAAATCGATGAAACTAAAGCTTTAAATGGTTTAGTCATCGGAGATGAATTTGATGGTGGAATTGTTGGTTTAGACGGTTACACTTTAAAAATTACTGGTGGTAGTGACAAAAACGGTTTTACCATGAAAAAAGATGTTTCTGGTACTAGAAGAATTAAAAGTTTATTAACTGGTGGTATCGGTTATCATCCTAAAGCAGATGGTGTTAAAAGAAGAAAAACCGTTAGAGGAAACACTATTGCTGAAGATATTGTACAAATCAACACTGTAGTTACTAAAGCTGGAAGCAAATCAATAGCTGATATTCTTGGTGCTGGTGAAGAAGAGGAAGAATAG
- a CDS encoding translation initiation factor IF-2 subunit gamma: MNVQSDVNIGLVGHVDHGKTTLTKALSGIWTDTHSEETKRGISIRLGYADIEFRKCPECGEPECYTTSEKCEICGSETELIRKVSFVDAPGHETLMATMLSGAAIMDGAVLVIAANESCPQPQTKEHLMALDVIGVKDVIVVQNKIDIVSKERAIESYNEIKEFVKGTCAEDALIIPVSAQQGANVDILIEAMLKQIQPPERNVDDTALMHVARSFDINKPGSGADKIKGGVIGGTLVQGKFKLGDTIEIRPGPTNNGERLTLKSEIIGLEANGEQVEEIGPGGLVGIATKLDPSLTKSDSLSGTVAGEEGTLPDVLDSFTMEANLLDRVVGTKEERDVAPIKIKEPLMINCGTTTTIGVVTSTKKNVVDVALKLPVCASAGDRVALSRRVGARWRLIGYGIIK; this comes from the coding sequence GTGAATGTTCAGTCAGATGTTAACATAGGTTTGGTTGGTCATGTAGACCATGGTAAGACTACTCTTACTAAAGCATTATCTGGAATTTGGACTGATACCCACAGTGAAGAAACTAAAAGAGGTATTTCAATTCGTTTAGGTTACGCAGACATTGAATTCAGAAAATGTCCTGAATGCGGAGAACCTGAATGTTACACTACTTCTGAAAAATGTGAAATCTGTGGAAGCGAAACCGAATTAATCAGAAAAGTATCTTTTGTTGATGCTCCAGGTCACGAAACTCTTATGGCAACTATGTTATCTGGTGCTGCAATTATGGATGGTGCAGTGTTGGTAATTGCTGCAAATGAGTCTTGTCCACAACCACAAACTAAAGAACATCTTATGGCACTTGATGTAATCGGTGTAAAGGATGTTATTGTAGTTCAAAATAAAATTGATATTGTTTCAAAAGAAAGAGCTATTGAAAGTTATAATGAAATTAAGGAATTTGTTAAAGGTACTTGTGCTGAAGATGCTTTAATAATACCTGTATCTGCTCAACAAGGTGCAAATGTAGATATTTTAATAGAAGCAATGCTTAAACAAATTCAACCTCCAGAAAGAAATGTTGATGATACTGCATTAATGCATGTTGCAAGATCATTTGATATTAACAAACCTGGTTCAGGTGCTGATAAGATTAAAGGAGGAGTTATTGGAGGAACCTTAGTTCAGGGTAAATTCAAACTTGGAGATACCATTGAAATAAGGCCTGGCCCTACTAACAACGGCGAAAGACTCACTTTAAAATCAGAAATTATCGGTCTTGAAGCTAATGGAGAACAAGTTGAAGAAATTGGTCCTGGTGGACTTGTAGGTATTGCAACTAAATTAGATCCGTCTTTAACTAAATCAGATTCATTATCTGGAACTGTTGCTGGTGAAGAAGGTACTTTACCTGATGTTTTAGACAGTTTCACTATGGAAGCTAATTTACTTGACCGTGTTGTAGGTACTAAAGAAGAACGTGATGTTGCTCCGATTAAAATTAAAGAACCTTTAATGATTAACTGCGGTACAACAACTACCATTGGTGTAGTTACTTCAACCAAGAAAAATGTTGTTGATGTTGCTCTTAAATTGCCGGTTTGTGCAAGCGCCGGTGATAGGGTTGCTTTAAGCCGTAGAGTTGGAGCTCGTTGGAGATTAATAGGTTACGGTATTATTAAATAG
- a CDS encoding PIN domain-containing protein, with protein sequence MNSKEVVIDTNFFMVPFQFNVDIITELENLLPSYKLTTPSFVINELKGLKNNNKGKTRLNANLALKLANSSKVEIKDISLLENETVDDALLRVSEVLATNDIELKNRAKDKGITVAYLRQKKYIAVEGKI encoded by the coding sequence ATGAACTCTAAAGAAGTTGTAATAGATACCAATTTTTTTATGGTTCCTTTTCAGTTCAATGTGGATATTATCACTGAACTTGAAAATTTATTACCTTCTTATAAATTAACTACTCCAAGCTTTGTTATCAATGAATTGAAGGGTTTGAAAAATAACAATAAAGGAAAAACAAGGTTAAATGCGAATTTAGCCCTAAAATTAGCTAATTCTTCAAAAGTTGAAATAAAGGATATTTCATTACTGGAAAATGAAACTGTGGATGATGCGTTACTTAGAGTTTCAGAAGTTTTAGCTACAAATGATATTGAATTAAAAAATCGTGCAAAAGATAAAGGAATAACTGTTGCATATTTAAGGCAAAAAAAATATATTGCTGTTGAAGGCAAAATATAA